The following proteins are co-located in the Spirosoma montaniterrae genome:
- a CDS encoding SusC/RagA family TonB-linked outer membrane protein, with translation MQILRSRSRGSLRCLGTPGRLLQWLMLSLLIPLVTLSLQAAPLDTVVKGKITDENGADLPGVSVVEKGTNNGTTSDGKGEFTLNVKGARATLVFSFVGYQPQEVAVGTRTTINVSLKPGASTLDEVVVVGYGTQKKATVTGAVVAVQGDRLVQSPAVDLSNSLAGRLPGLVVIQTTGEPGRDGAQISIRGTNTLGNSSPLIVIDGIPDRDGGLGRLAPQDIGSISVLKDASAAIYGARAANGAIIVTTKRGKAGKPVIDYEFNQGWGQPSVIPKMSDAVEYANIMNELPIYKSIPASEWQAASTAIRTTGTYDSPTSGVSTINANFSPESIRKYADGSDPWGFPNTDWFGAAFRTWAPQSRHNLSISGGSDAIRYFASVGYVFQDAVYKNSATNYKQYNFRTNIDATINPYIKTFIGVAARREQRRLPTEGSGAIFRMLMRGRPGEPAVWPNGLPGPDIENGQNPIVITTDATGYVNEPTDYLQSNGSVEITNPWVKGLKLTLMGSADKTSGTTKVWQTPWQLYTWDRITFEADGRTPKLVGAVRSNFTDPRLLQGHRSVLNTNLTALLNYDFSLGDGHQFSALAGVTQERFQGEFFTAFRRNFISPAIDQLFAGGTIQQNTDGSAYNRTRLGYYGRVQYAFREKYLAEFIWRYDGSYIFPASRRFGFFPGLLVGWNISDEKFFNIKGVDYLKLRASYGQMGNDQVFYNGALQEFAFLSSYSFGQYPVGGNVVNTLRETVLANPNFTWERANNFNVGIDAAFLNNKFDLILEYFNNRRDQILIQKTGSTPASSGISTLLPPTNAGIVTNQGFEFTLNYNAIATPDWKLKAGINGGYARNRVNFMDEVPGAPQWQRMEGKPIGAYLVFESEGAFRDQASIAENRIDYSGVTNQLLPGDMRIRDYNGDGKITADDAVRLDKNITPTFNFGSTIDLSYKNFSLNILFQGATGAAFRLQTESGDIGNYLKWNHDNRWTIDNPSDKYPRLASRGDTYYTGGNFGNNTFFLLSKNYVRLKNIELAYRLPTALVRRAGLGSARVYINGLNVFTIAAQNIFDPETVNSAGQVYPQTRVINTGLSVSF, from the coding sequence ATGCAAATTCTACGTTCCCGAAGCCGGGGCAGTTTACGCTGTCTCGGTACGCCTGGCCGGTTACTGCAATGGCTGATGTTAAGTCTGCTGATACCGCTTGTTACGTTGAGCCTTCAGGCAGCTCCCCTCGATACCGTCGTAAAAGGGAAGATTACCGACGAAAACGGGGCCGATCTGCCCGGTGTAAGCGTGGTGGAAAAAGGCACTAACAATGGTACAACCTCCGACGGCAAAGGCGAATTTACGCTGAACGTGAAAGGGGCCAGAGCTACGCTTGTTTTTTCGTTCGTAGGCTACCAGCCGCAGGAAGTGGCCGTTGGTACGCGCACAACCATCAATGTTTCGCTGAAACCCGGTGCTTCTACCCTCGACGAGGTGGTGGTAGTGGGCTATGGTACGCAGAAAAAAGCGACCGTAACCGGGGCGGTTGTAGCCGTACAGGGAGATCGTCTCGTGCAGTCGCCTGCTGTTGATTTGTCGAACTCGCTGGCCGGTCGGTTGCCGGGCCTGGTAGTTATTCAGACCACGGGCGAACCTGGTCGCGATGGTGCGCAAATCAGCATTCGCGGTACGAACACGCTTGGTAATAGCAGCCCGCTGATTGTTATCGACGGTATTCCTGACCGCGATGGCGGGCTGGGTCGGCTGGCTCCGCAGGATATTGGCTCGATTTCGGTGCTGAAAGATGCCTCGGCAGCTATCTACGGGGCGCGGGCTGCTAACGGGGCCATCATCGTGACCACCAAGCGCGGCAAAGCCGGCAAACCTGTCATCGATTATGAATTTAATCAGGGCTGGGGCCAGCCGTCGGTTATTCCGAAGATGTCGGACGCCGTGGAGTATGCCAACATCATGAACGAGTTGCCAATCTACAAGTCGATTCCGGCCAGTGAGTGGCAGGCGGCTTCAACGGCCATTCGCACCACCGGCACTTACGATTCGCCAACGTCTGGTGTCAGCACCATCAACGCCAATTTCAGCCCTGAGTCAATCCGTAAATATGCCGATGGATCTGACCCGTGGGGTTTTCCAAATACCGACTGGTTTGGTGCGGCTTTCAGAACATGGGCACCTCAATCGCGGCATAATCTGTCGATTTCAGGTGGTTCAGATGCGATTCGCTACTTCGCTTCGGTGGGCTACGTGTTTCAGGATGCTGTGTATAAAAACTCTGCTACCAACTACAAGCAGTACAACTTTCGCACGAATATCGACGCTACGATCAATCCGTATATCAAAACGTTTATTGGCGTGGCGGCTCGCCGGGAACAGCGTCGGCTACCAACCGAAGGCTCCGGGGCTATTTTCCGAATGCTGATGCGTGGTCGTCCGGGCGAACCGGCAGTGTGGCCCAACGGGCTGCCCGGCCCCGATATTGAGAACGGCCAGAACCCGATTGTGATTACGACCGATGCTACGGGTTATGTCAACGAACCAACCGATTATCTGCAATCGAATGGAAGCGTAGAAATTACCAACCCGTGGGTGAAAGGGCTGAAACTCACACTGATGGGGTCGGCAGATAAAACGTCGGGCACCACGAAGGTCTGGCAAACGCCCTGGCAGCTTTACACCTGGGACCGCATCACGTTCGAGGCCGATGGCCGCACGCCGAAACTGGTTGGAGCCGTTCGCTCGAACTTCACTGACCCGCGTTTACTGCAAGGTCATCGGTCGGTACTCAACACCAACCTGACTGCCTTGCTAAACTACGACTTTTCGCTGGGCGACGGGCATCAGTTCAGCGCGTTGGCGGGTGTAACGCAGGAACGCTTTCAGGGTGAATTTTTCACGGCCTTCCGCCGGAACTTCATCTCGCCCGCTATCGACCAGTTGTTTGCTGGTGGAACCATTCAGCAGAACACCGATGGTAGTGCCTACAACCGCACCCGTCTGGGGTATTATGGCCGGGTGCAGTATGCCTTCAGGGAGAAGTACTTAGCTGAATTTATCTGGCGGTACGACGGTTCATATATCTTCCCGGCGTCGCGTCGATTTGGCTTCTTCCCTGGCTTGCTGGTGGGCTGGAACATCAGCGACGAGAAATTCTTCAACATTAAAGGTGTCGACTACCTGAAACTGCGGGCATCTTACGGTCAGATGGGGAACGATCAGGTGTTCTACAACGGAGCCTTACAGGAATTTGCCTTTTTGTCGTCCTATAGCTTTGGGCAGTACCCCGTTGGCGGAAACGTGGTAAACACGCTGCGCGAAACGGTACTGGCAAACCCCAACTTTACCTGGGAACGGGCCAATAACTTCAACGTTGGTATCGACGCAGCTTTCCTGAACAATAAATTCGACCTGATTCTGGAATATTTCAACAACCGGCGCGACCAAATCCTGATTCAGAAGACGGGATCAACGCCTGCGTCGTCGGGAATCAGCACACTGTTGCCACCTACCAACGCTGGTATCGTGACCAATCAGGGTTTCGAGTTTACGCTGAACTACAACGCCATTGCCACGCCCGACTGGAAACTCAAAGCCGGTATCAATGGCGGCTACGCCCGCAACCGGGTGAACTTCATGGACGAGGTGCCCGGCGCACCCCAATGGCAGCGGATGGAAGGCAAGCCCATTGGTGCATATCTGGTATTTGAGTCAGAAGGCGCATTCCGCGATCAGGCGTCCATTGCCGAAAATCGTATCGACTATAGTGGCGTAACCAACCAACTGCTGCCGGGCGATATGCGCATTCGGGACTACAACGGCGATGGCAAAATTACAGCTGACGATGCCGTTCGGCTTGACAAGAACATCACGCCGACGTTCAACTTTGGCTCGACTATCGACCTGAGTTACAAAAACTTCAGCCTGAACATCCTGTTTCAGGGTGCAACGGGGGCTGCTTTCCGGCTTCAGACCGAATCGGGGGATATTGGTAATTACCTGAAATGGAATCACGACAACCGCTGGACCATCGATAACCCGAGCGACAAATACCCCCGTTTGGCAAGCCGGGGCGATACGTACTACACGGGCGGTAACTTCGGCAACAACACGTTCTTCCTGTTGAGCAAAAACTACGTGCGACTGAAAAACATCGAACTCGCCTACCGTTTGCCTACCGCACTGGTGCGTCGGGCCGGGCTTGGATCGGCACGGGTGTATATCAACGGCCTGAACGTGTTCACGATTGCGGCTCAGAATATTTTCGACCCCGAAACGGTCAACAGTGCCGGGCAGGTGTATCCGCAAACCCGCGTTATCAACACTGGTTTATCCGTAAGCTTCTAA